A region from the bacterium genome encodes:
- the fabF gene encoding beta-ketoacyl-[acyl-carrier-protein] synthase II has protein sequence MAGDGANGSHRVAVTGLGPITAAGVGVDALWEGLRRERSPIRRVTRFDPSPWRSRIAAEIDDFEPERFMDLRTARRLDRYSQFSIAAARLALEDAGLDPTRLAPDRVAVQLGSALGGIAYAEQQMANLMTSGIRAVDPRVALTTFCGAGSCSIAIEFGFTGPNATNAMSCASGTIALGEGWRLIREGEADVVVAGGVEAPLAPLCFGAFAIIRAMSTRNDDPERACRPFDRERDGFIMGEGACVVILERWDLAQARGARIYAELAGYANTNDAYHMTAPRPDAAQAARAMRAALASAGVRPDAVDFISPHGSSTPLNDSTETLAIKQVFGEHAYRIPISGTKPYHAHALGASGAIEVAIACLAMERGWIPPTLNLEQPDDDCDLDYVPEHGRAFRPRVVLSNSFGFGGINACVVLRSA, from the coding sequence ATCGCCGGCGACGGCGCGAACGGCTCCCACCGCGTCGCCGTTACGGGCCTCGGGCCGATCACCGCCGCCGGCGTCGGCGTGGACGCGCTGTGGGAGGGGCTCCGCCGCGAGCGCTCGCCGATCCGCCGCGTCACCCGCTTCGACCCGTCGCCCTGGCGCTCCCGCATCGCCGCCGAGATCGACGACTTCGAGCCGGAGCGCTTCATGGACCTCCGCACCGCGCGTCGGCTCGACCGCTACTCGCAGTTCTCCATCGCCGCGGCACGGCTCGCCCTCGAAGACGCCGGCCTCGACCCCACGCGCCTCGCCCCCGACCGCGTCGCGGTGCAGCTCGGCTCCGCCCTCGGCGGCATCGCATACGCCGAGCAGCAGATGGCCAACCTCATGACCAGCGGCATCCGCGCCGTGGACCCGCGCGTCGCGCTCACCACCTTCTGCGGCGCCGGGAGTTGCAGCATCGCGATCGAGTTCGGCTTCACCGGCCCGAACGCCACCAACGCCATGTCCTGCGCGTCCGGCACCATCGCGCTGGGCGAGGGCTGGCGGTTGATCCGGGAGGGCGAGGCCGACGTCGTCGTGGCGGGCGGCGTCGAAGCCCCGCTCGCGCCCCTCTGCTTCGGCGCGTTCGCCATCATCCGCGCCATGTCCACCCGCAACGACGACCCCGAGCGGGCGTGTCGGCCCTTCGACCGCGAGCGCGACGGCTTCATCATGGGAGAGGGCGCGTGCGTGGTGATCCTCGAGCGGTGGGACCTCGCCCAGGCGCGCGGCGCGCGCATCTATGCGGAGCTCGCCGGCTACGCCAACACCAACGACGCGTACCACATGACCGCGCCCCGCCCCGACGCGGCGCAGGCCGCCCGCGCCATGCGCGCCGCCCTCGCCTCGGCCGGCGTGCGGCCGGACGCGGTGGACTTCATCAGCCCGCACGGCTCTTCTACGCCCCTCAACGACTCCACCGAGACCCTGGCCATCAAGCAGGTCTTCGGCGAGCACGCCTACCGCATCCCCATCAGCGGCACCAAGCCGTACCACGCCCACGCGCTCGGCGCATCCGGCGCCATCGAGGTCGCCATCGCCTGCCTCGCGATGGAACGCGGCTGGATCCCGCCCACCCTCAACCTCGAGCAGCCCGACGACGACTGCGACCTCGACTACGTCCCCGAGCACGGCCGCGCGTTCCGACCCCGCGTCGTCCTCTCCAACTCCTTCGGGTTCGGCGGGATCAACGCGTGCGTGGTGTTGCGCAGCGCCTGA
- the pckA gene encoding phosphoenolpyruvate carboxykinase (ATP) — MTTRVLDGLLSEGPVHWNLAPAVLIEHAVRRGEGVLTRDGSFAAVTAPHTGRSPNDKFVVREPSSDAHIWWGEVNQPLEQSKYEALLRDVREYLRGRELYVRDVWAGADPAYRLGVRVVGTHAWHSLFVHNMFIEPTREERARFEPGFTVLHAPDFQADPEVHGTRTGTFIVLNFGERVVLIGGTHYAGEVKKSMFTVLNYLLPRQGVLSMHCSANMGEAGDVALFFGLSGTGKTTLSTDPERQLIGDDEHGWSDRGVFNFEGGNYAKVIRLSAAGEPLIYSASRRFGAILENVVVDPETRAVNWDDDSITENTRSSYPISFIDSAVRSGMGPHPRHVVFLTADAFGVLPPIARLTPEQAMYHFLSGYTAKVAGTERGVTEPKATFSTCFGAPFLPLPPSVYARMLGEKLAAHGATCWLVNTGWTGGPYGEGQRMQLGYTRAMVHAALAGKLDGVPTRRDPVFGLGVPESVPGVPTEVLDPRATWRDPAAYDAMAQKLAGMFRENFKRFEADVSAAVRQAGP; from the coding sequence ATGACGACGAGGGTCCTGGACGGGCTTTTGTCCGAGGGACCGGTACACTGGAACCTTGCGCCGGCGGTGCTGATCGAGCACGCGGTCCGGCGGGGCGAGGGGGTGCTGACGCGGGACGGCAGCTTCGCGGCGGTGACGGCGCCGCATACGGGCCGGTCGCCCAACGACAAGTTCGTGGTGCGGGAGCCGTCCAGCGACGCGCACATCTGGTGGGGCGAAGTGAACCAGCCGCTGGAGCAGTCGAAGTACGAGGCGCTGCTCCGGGATGTGCGCGAGTACCTGCGCGGCCGTGAGCTGTACGTGCGTGATGTGTGGGCGGGTGCCGACCCCGCCTACCGCCTGGGCGTCCGGGTGGTGGGCACGCACGCGTGGCACTCCCTGTTCGTCCACAACATGTTCATCGAGCCGACGCGCGAGGAGCGCGCGCGGTTCGAGCCGGGGTTCACGGTGTTGCACGCGCCGGACTTCCAGGCGGACCCGGAGGTGCACGGGACGCGCACCGGCACGTTCATCGTGCTGAACTTCGGCGAGCGGGTGGTGCTGATCGGCGGCACGCACTACGCGGGTGAGGTCAAGAAGTCGATGTTCACGGTGCTGAACTACCTGCTCCCGCGGCAGGGCGTGCTGTCGATGCACTGCTCGGCGAACATGGGCGAGGCGGGGGACGTGGCGCTGTTCTTCGGCCTCTCGGGCACGGGCAAGACGACGCTCTCCACGGACCCGGAGCGCCAGCTCATCGGCGATGACGAGCACGGCTGGTCCGACCGCGGGGTGTTCAACTTCGAGGGCGGGAACTACGCGAAGGTGATCCGGCTGTCCGCCGCCGGCGAGCCGTTGATCTACAGCGCCAGCCGCCGGTTCGGAGCGATCCTCGAGAACGTGGTGGTGGACCCCGAGACCCGCGCGGTGAACTGGGACGACGACTCGATCACGGAGAACACGCGCTCGTCGTACCCCATCAGCTTCATTGACAGCGCGGTGCGGAGCGGCATGGGTCCGCACCCGCGGCACGTCGTGTTCCTGACGGCGGACGCGTTCGGCGTGCTGCCGCCGATCGCGCGGCTGACGCCGGAGCAGGCGATGTATCATTTCCTGTCCGGCTACACGGCGAAGGTCGCGGGCACGGAGCGGGGTGTGACGGAGCCGAAGGCGACGTTCAGCACGTGCTTCGGCGCGCCGTTCCTGCCGCTGCCGCCGAGCGTGTACGCGCGCATGCTGGGTGAGAAGCTGGCAGCGCACGGCGCGACCTGCTGGCTCGTGAACACGGGCTGGACGGGCGGGCCGTACGGCGAGGGTCAGCGGATGCAGCTCGGGTACACGCGGGCGATGGTGCATGCTGCGCTGGCCGGCAAGCTGGACGGCGTGCCGACCCGGCGCGACCCCGTGTTCGGGCTGGGGGTGCCGGAGAGCGTGCCCGGCGTGCCGACCGAGGTGTTGGACCCGCGGGCGACCTGGCGGGATCCCGCGGCCTACGACGCCATGGCGCAGAAGCTGGCGGGGATGTTCCGCGAGAACTTCAAGCGCTTCGAGGCGGACGTCTCGGCGGCGGTGAGGCAAGCCGGGCCGTGA
- a CDS encoding phosphohydrolase yields MTHSGDAITVRDPLWNTIRLDAVAVRIVDSAAFQRLRYIRQLGLAHLVYPGATHTRFDHALGVYHLAQRALAILEERGALAGVDPVERRLVPLAGLLHDIGHYPFSHAVEELEEGRIPGDHEAIAGRFLADPEVRAALESVAADGPARIEALIRGQSDSPLQGLVSGSLDLDKIEYLMRDAHFCGVPFGMVDVDRLLYALTVVEAPDTGRLEVAVLEKGVAALESLLFAKYQMFRNVYWHHAVRAATVMYKRIVATALDAGLLAPDELVGRTDEALLFLLESRAQAAAGGRASGASGIGGTAADPVVAERVLRWVRALRNRSLPKRAAEVVAAELDGRAAGEWLAGDTPLKARVEDRLAQELGLEPGGAFLDYPEKSRMFALDLLVRLRSGKVIRVGPAGQVGLIGLPRIAEELYQTARVLRLFTYGGRREVDRSALIALAQQDAATVERRLASSTPLLGSGWR; encoded by the coding sequence ATGACGCATTCCGGCGACGCCATCACGGTGCGGGACCCGCTGTGGAACACGATCCGGCTGGATGCGGTGGCGGTGCGGATCGTGGACTCGGCGGCGTTCCAGCGGCTCCGCTACATCCGGCAGCTCGGGCTGGCGCACCTGGTCTACCCGGGGGCGACGCACACGCGGTTCGACCACGCGCTGGGTGTCTACCACCTGGCGCAGCGGGCGCTGGCGATCCTCGAGGAGCGGGGCGCGCTGGCGGGCGTGGACCCGGTGGAGCGCCGGCTCGTCCCGCTGGCGGGGCTGCTGCACGACATCGGGCACTACCCGTTCTCCCACGCGGTCGAGGAGCTGGAGGAGGGCCGGATCCCCGGCGACCACGAGGCGATCGCGGGCCGGTTCCTCGCCGACCCGGAAGTGCGGGCGGCGCTGGAGAGCGTCGCGGCGGACGGGCCCGCGCGGATCGAGGCGCTGATCCGCGGCCAATCGGACAGCCCGCTCCAGGGGCTGGTCAGCGGCAGCCTGGACCTGGACAAGATCGAGTACCTCATGCGGGACGCGCACTTCTGCGGCGTTCCGTTCGGGATGGTGGACGTGGACCGGCTGCTGTACGCGCTGACGGTGGTGGAGGCGCCGGACACGGGGCGGCTGGAGGTGGCGGTGTTGGAGAAGGGGGTGGCGGCGCTCGAGTCGCTGCTCTTCGCCAAGTACCAGATGTTCAGGAACGTCTATTGGCACCACGCGGTCCGGGCAGCGACGGTGATGTACAAGCGGATCGTCGCCACCGCGCTGGATGCCGGGCTGCTCGCGCCGGACGAGCTGGTGGGCCGGACGGACGAGGCGCTGCTGTTCCTGCTGGAGTCGCGGGCGCAAGCGGCGGCGGGTGGGCGGGCGAGCGGCGCGTCTGGGATCGGCGGCACGGCGGCGGATCCGGTGGTGGCGGAGCGCGTGCTGCGCTGGGTGCGGGCGCTGCGGAACCGGTCGCTGCCCAAGCGGGCGGCGGAGGTGGTGGCGGCCGAGCTGGACGGCCGTGCCGCTGGCGAATGGCTGGCGGGCGACACGCCCCTGAAGGCCCGGGTCGAAGACCGGCTCGCGCAGGAGCTGGGCCTGGAGCCCGGCGGGGCGTTCCTGGACTATCCGGAGAAGTCCCGAATGTTCGCGCTCGACCTCCTGGTGCGGCTGAGGTCCGGCAAGGTGATCCGGGTCGGACCGGCCGGCCAGGTGGGGCTGATCGGGCTGCCTCGGATCGCGGAGGAACTGTACCAGACCGCACGTGTTCTGCGGCTCTTCACCTACGGCGGGCGCCGGGAAGTGGACCGCAGCGCGCTGATCGCGCTGGCGCAGCAGGACGCCGCGACGGTCGAGCGTCGGCTCGCGTCGTCTACGCCTCTGCTCGGATCAGGATGGCGGTGA
- a CDS encoding Stp1/IreP family PP2C-type Ser/Thr phosphatase — protein sequence MRFEAAATTDPGLRRPDNEDAYLLDTERGLFCVADGMGGHAAGEVASRLAVEALAREMARPDAGAPLDARLRAAVAAANRAILEAAGRDPTLVGMGTTLTALALATDDRSFTIAHIGDSRAYLYRQGALTQLTADHTWVQQQVDAGLLTPEEARRHPLASMLTRALGISDDPEVDIIHGELEPGDLILLCSDGLTGMVDDAELAAILARDDLPLDGLARELTAAANRNGGMDNITAILIRAEA from the coding sequence GTGCGATTCGAAGCGGCTGCGACGACCGACCCGGGCCTGCGCCGTCCCGACAACGAGGACGCCTACCTCCTCGATACCGAGCGGGGACTGTTCTGCGTTGCCGACGGGATGGGCGGGCACGCCGCCGGCGAGGTGGCGAGCCGACTGGCCGTGGAAGCGCTGGCGCGCGAGATGGCCCGGCCCGACGCCGGCGCGCCCCTGGACGCCCGCCTCCGAGCCGCCGTCGCCGCTGCCAACCGCGCCATCCTCGAGGCCGCTGGCCGCGACCCCACGCTGGTCGGCATGGGCACCACCCTCACCGCCCTCGCCCTCGCCACGGACGACCGCAGCTTCACCATCGCCCACATCGGCGACTCGCGCGCGTACCTCTACCGCCAGGGCGCACTGACCCAGCTCACCGCCGACCACACCTGGGTCCAGCAGCAGGTCGACGCCGGCCTGCTCACGCCCGAGGAGGCGAGACGACACCCGCTCGCCAGCATGCTCACCCGCGCCCTGGGCATCTCCGATGACCCGGAGGTGGACATCATCCACGGCGAGCTCGAGCCCGGTGACCTCATCCTCCTCTGCTCCGACGGCCTCACCGGGATGGTGGACGACGCTGAGCTCGCCGCGATCCTCGCGCGGGACGACCTCCCGCTCGACGGCCTCGCCCGCGAACTCACCGCTGCCGCCAACCGCAACGGCGGCATGGACAACATCACCGCCATCCTGATCCGAGCAGAGGCGTAG
- a CDS encoding RNA polymerase subunit sigma translates to MATTTETRKRRRRRRGEKDRFEAMIGPAEEQSALDQYLRDVSRHELITPEEEIELGRRARMGDEEAVQKLVRANLRFVISVAKKYQNRGVSLIDLIQEGNVGLVTAARKFDPDQGVKFISYAVWWIRQAILSALANQGRAVRVPLNRASDLARIFREGERLKQELRREPTTEEVAAAAKLSPEVVESLQQLNAAEIRLDAPIGDSDDSQLVERFIVEEATEPEADVEERLLAEQIERALDTLSPRDARVLRLYFGLEGGREHTLEEIGNMLGVTRERVRQLRDRALRRLREGELGSALESFAA, encoded by the coding sequence ATGGCGACCACGACGGAGACTCGGAAGCGGCGGCGACGGCGTCGCGGCGAAAAGGATCGGTTTGAGGCCATGATCGGCCCTGCCGAGGAGCAGAGCGCGCTCGATCAGTACCTCCGGGATGTGAGCCGGCACGAGTTGATCACGCCCGAGGAGGAGATCGAGCTAGGCCGTCGTGCGCGCATGGGCGACGAGGAAGCGGTCCAGAAGCTGGTCCGCGCGAATCTGCGTTTTGTAATCAGTGTCGCAAAAAAGTATCAAAACCGGGGCGTCTCCCTGATCGACCTGATCCAGGAGGGGAACGTCGGCCTGGTGACCGCCGCGCGGAAGTTCGACCCGGACCAGGGGGTGAAGTTCATCTCCTACGCGGTGTGGTGGATCCGGCAGGCGATCCTCTCGGCGCTGGCCAACCAGGGCCGGGCGGTGCGCGTGCCGTTGAACCGGGCGAGCGACCTGGCGCGGATCTTCCGCGAGGGCGAGCGGCTGAAGCAGGAGCTGCGGCGGGAGCCGACCACGGAGGAGGTCGCGGCCGCGGCGAAGCTCTCTCCCGAGGTGGTCGAGTCGCTCCAGCAGCTCAACGCGGCGGAGATCCGGCTGGACGCGCCGATCGGCGACTCGGACGACAGCCAGCTCGTCGAGCGCTTCATCGTCGAGGAAGCGACCGAGCCGGAGGCGGACGTCGAGGAGCGGCTGCTGGCCGAGCAGATCGAGCGGGCGCTGGACACGCTCTCGCCGCGTGATGCCCGCGTGCTGCGGCTGTACTTCGGCCTGGAGGGCGGCCGAGAGCACACGCTCGAGGAGATCGGCAACATGCTCGGCGTGACGCGGGAGCGCGTCCGTCAGCTCCGCGACCGGGCGCTGCGGCGTCTGCGCGAGGGCGAACTCGGCAGCGCGCTGGAGAGCTTCGCGGCCTGA
- the rsgA gene encoding ribosome small subunit-dependent GTPase A — translation MHPGIVRRAAGGVYEVELEGGEVVNAVLRGRLKLEQRTGDRVVVGDRVDVARHADGSVTIEAVRPRATELARRAPGHGGRRAKVIVANVDQLVVVFAAAQPEPRLRMLDRFLVLAEANDLPAVIVVNKVDLVDEAEVRARFADYGAAGYRILLTSTVDGRGLEELRDLLCGRISALTGPSGVGKSSLLNALEPGLGLRTAEISAALRQGRHTTVTAQLVPLRCGGYVADTPGLREVGLWGVPLEELDLCFPEFRPYLGECRFGGSCTHIHEPDCAVREAVENGEVSAARYESYRALRMEEEEAGMEY, via the coding sequence CTGCACCCGGGGATCGTCCGCCGCGCGGCGGGTGGGGTGTACGAGGTCGAGCTCGAGGGTGGCGAAGTCGTCAACGCCGTGCTGCGCGGGCGGTTGAAGCTCGAGCAGCGCACGGGTGATCGGGTCGTCGTCGGCGACCGTGTGGACGTGGCGCGGCACGCCGACGGCAGCGTCACGATCGAAGCGGTCCGGCCGCGGGCCACCGAACTCGCCCGTCGTGCCCCCGGACACGGGGGCCGGCGGGCGAAAGTCATCGTGGCGAACGTGGACCAGCTCGTGGTCGTGTTCGCGGCGGCGCAGCCGGAGCCGCGGCTGCGGATGCTCGACCGGTTCCTCGTGCTCGCGGAAGCGAACGACCTGCCGGCCGTCATCGTGGTGAACAAGGTGGACCTGGTGGACGAAGCCGAGGTGCGGGCCCGGTTCGCCGACTACGGGGCCGCCGGCTACCGGATCCTGCTCACGAGCACGGTGGACGGCCGGGGGCTGGAGGAGCTCCGCGACCTGCTGTGCGGCCGGATCAGCGCGCTGACGGGGCCCAGCGGCGTCGGCAAGTCCAGCCTCCTGAACGCGCTCGAGCCGGGCCTCGGGCTGAGGACGGCGGAGATCAGCGCGGCGCTCCGGCAGGGGCGACACACGACGGTGACCGCCCAGCTCGTCCCGCTCCGCTGCGGCGGCTACGTGGCGGACACGCCAGGGCTGAGGGAGGTGGGGCTGTGGGGCGTGCCGCTCGAGGAGCTGGACCTCTGCTTCCCGGAGTTCCGCCCGTACCTGGGCGAATGCCGGTTCGGCGGCTCCTGCACCCACATCCACGAGCCGGACTGCGCCGTGCGCGAGGCCGTCGAGAACGGCGAGGTCTCGGCGGCGCGGTACGAGAGCTACCGGGCGCTGCGGATGGAGGAGGAAGAGGCGGGCATGGAATATTGA
- a CDS encoding iron ABC transporter ATP-binding protein: MSGHAVFTARGLRFTYPRAAAPALDGVDLDVPAGGVYAILGPNGSGKSTLLRVLLGALAPQAGEARYAGRPVAEWTRRELARRIGVVPQHEELAFPITARELVAMGRYPHLGNWRREGEADRVAIEQAMARCDVLDLADRPLATLSGGERQLVRIARALAQQPETLVLDEPTAALDIRHEMEIFELVAALAAAGGVTVLLVTHNINLAARYASRILLLDRGRVAAEGEPDAVLTRETVERVYRWPVVVERHPGPGRDAGAPQVVALAGEGRGAGRPGAAAGGETSGSEGADGR, from the coding sequence GTGAGCGGCCACGCGGTCTTCACCGCGCGTGGCCTGCGCTTCACCTACCCGCGCGCCGCCGCGCCCGCGCTGGACGGCGTGGACCTCGACGTGCCCGCGGGCGGCGTGTACGCGATCCTCGGCCCCAACGGCTCGGGCAAGTCCACGTTGCTCCGGGTGCTGCTCGGCGCGCTCGCGCCGCAGGCGGGCGAGGCGCGCTATGCGGGACGCCCGGTGGCGGAGTGGACGCGGCGCGAGCTGGCCCGCCGCATCGGCGTCGTGCCGCAGCACGAGGAGCTGGCGTTCCCGATCACGGCCCGCGAGCTCGTGGCCATGGGCCGCTACCCGCACCTCGGCAACTGGCGCCGCGAGGGAGAGGCGGACCGCGTGGCGATCGAGCAGGCAATGGCCCGCTGCGACGTGCTGGACCTGGCGGACCGACCGCTGGCCACGCTCTCCGGCGGCGAGCGCCAGCTCGTGCGGATCGCGCGCGCGCTCGCGCAGCAGCCCGAGACGCTCGTGCTGGACGAGCCCACCGCGGCGCTCGACATCCGCCACGAGATGGAGATCTTCGAGCTCGTCGCCGCGCTCGCCGCGGCCGGCGGCGTCACCGTCCTCCTCGTCACCCACAACATCAACCTCGCCGCGCGCTACGCATCGCGCATCCTGCTGCTCGACCGCGGCCGCGTCGCCGCGGAAGGCGAGCCTGACGCCGTGCTCACGCGCGAAACGGTGGAGCGCGTCTACCGCTGGCCGGTGGTGGTGGAACGGCACCCGGGCCCGGGCCGGGACGCCGGCGCGCCGCAGGTGGTGGCGCTGGCGGGGGAGGGGCGGGGGGCGGGGCGCCCTGGAGCGGCCGCCGGCGGCGAAACCAGCGGATCGGAGGGGGCCGACGGGCGATGA
- a CDS encoding ABC transporter permease: protein MNAATPARAAAPGAARTRALRPRSAAAALALLASLAVVALVAAVAVGAAGIPLREVIAALTGGADDTTRAIVRDLRLPRALLAAMTGGALALAGAVFQALLRNPLAEPYVLGVSGGAAVGAVAAIVLGLAALSPWIVPLAALAGALAAIAIVFRIAAATGRVLDTRVLLLAGVIVGAFFNAVILLLLTFAEAESFRSAVFWMMGSLSGASWSAVALLGVYMLPAGVLLLGLARPLNLLAVGEETALHLGVRVERVKLVAYFVASLLVAASVAACGVIGFIGLIIPHALRLAWSSDHRFLLPASLLAGAAFLLVADTAARTLAAPAELPVGVITALIGVPVFVVLLARRRV from the coding sequence GTGAACGCCGCGACGCCAGCCCGCGCCGCCGCGCCGGGCGCCGCACGCACCCGTGCGCTACGGCCCCGCTCCGCCGCGGCCGCGCTCGCGCTGCTCGCGTCGCTGGCGGTCGTCGCGTTGGTCGCCGCCGTTGCCGTCGGTGCGGCCGGCATCCCGCTCCGCGAAGTCATCGCCGCGCTCACCGGCGGCGCCGACGACACGACGCGCGCGATCGTACGCGATCTGCGCCTGCCGCGCGCGCTCCTCGCCGCGATGACCGGCGGCGCGCTCGCGCTGGCCGGCGCCGTGTTCCAGGCGCTGCTCCGCAACCCGCTCGCAGAGCCGTACGTCCTCGGCGTCTCCGGCGGCGCCGCGGTCGGCGCGGTCGCGGCGATCGTGCTCGGCCTCGCCGCACTCTCGCCCTGGATCGTGCCGCTCGCCGCGCTCGCCGGCGCGCTCGCGGCGATCGCGATCGTCTTCCGCATCGCCGCAGCAACGGGGCGCGTGCTGGACACCCGCGTGCTCTTGCTCGCCGGCGTGATCGTCGGCGCGTTCTTCAACGCGGTGATCCTCCTGCTGCTCACGTTCGCCGAGGCCGAGAGCTTCCGCTCCGCGGTGTTCTGGATGATGGGCAGCCTCTCCGGCGCGAGCTGGTCGGCGGTCGCGCTGCTCGGCGTCTACATGCTCCCCGCCGGCGTGCTGCTGCTCGGGCTCGCACGCCCGCTCAACCTGCTCGCCGTGGGCGAGGAGACCGCGCTGCACCTGGGCGTGCGGGTCGAGCGCGTCAAGCTCGTCGCGTATTTCGTGGCTTCACTGCTCGTCGCGGCGAGCGTCGCCGCGTGCGGCGTCATCGGCTTCATCGGCCTGATCATCCCGCACGCGCTCCGGCTCGCCTGGAGCAGCGACCACCGTTTCCTGCTGCCCGCGTCGCTGCTCGCCGGCGCCGCGTTCCTGCTCGTTGCCGACACCGCCGCGCGCACGCTCGCCGCGCCCGCAGAGCTGCCCGTCGGCGTCATCACCGCCCTGATCGGCGTGCCCGTGTTCGTGGTGCTGCTGGCAAGGAGGCGGGTGTGA
- a CDS encoding cobalamin-binding protein, which produces MRAPAAPTARATGSSSGPACSSPRPRGRADRRLAVPSSGRRRFVALCLAALVAACGADRQGEDAGAPAAITVIDDVGREVRLAAPAERVVSLVPAATDAIVALNAADRLVARTDYDTHPELAALPSVGGGLTPSIEWLAALRPDLVISWRDAQSRTLVQRLDELGIPVFATNPESVADAERLVRQVGRMLGLEARADTLVSAFRAVLEGVRRRFDAAGAERRTVLYLVSVDPPRAAGPGTFADELITIAGGRNVFDDAPALWPEVGLEEVVRRQPDVVVVAVAGVDARTLARFETAPGWRDLRAVREGRVVAVDTDHFNRPGPGLARAAVELAGILHPELYSPEPTP; this is translated from the coding sequence ATGCGAGCCCCCGCTGCCCCCACTGCGAGAGCGACCGGGTCGAGCAGCGGCCCAGCGTGTTCTTCGCCAAGACCGCGCGGAAGAGCTGACCGTCGGCTCGCCGTTCCATCGTCGGGCCGGCGGCGCTTCGTCGCACTGTGCCTGGCGGCCCTGGTCGCCGCGTGCGGCGCGGACCGGCAGGGCGAGGACGCGGGCGCTCCCGCCGCGATCACGGTCATCGATGACGTGGGCCGCGAGGTCCGCCTCGCCGCGCCTGCCGAGCGCGTCGTCTCGCTGGTTCCCGCAGCCACGGATGCGATCGTCGCGCTGAACGCGGCCGACCGCCTCGTCGCCCGCACCGACTACGACACGCACCCGGAGCTCGCCGCTCTACCCTCCGTCGGCGGCGGGCTCACGCCCAGCATCGAGTGGCTCGCCGCGCTCCGGCCCGACCTGGTCATCTCGTGGCGTGACGCGCAGTCCCGCACGCTCGTCCAGCGGCTCGACGAGCTCGGCATCCCCGTCTTTGCCACCAATCCGGAGAGCGTGGCGGATGCGGAGCGCCTCGTTCGGCAGGTGGGCCGCATGCTCGGCCTCGAGGCGCGCGCCGACACCCTCGTCTCAGCGTTCCGGGCAGTGCTGGAGGGCGTGCGCCGACGGTTCGACGCCGCGGGAGCAGAGCGCCGTACCGTCCTCTACCTCGTCTCCGTGGACCCGCCGCGCGCCGCCGGGCCCGGCACGTTCGCGGACGAGCTGATCACGATCGCGGGCGGCCGCAACGTGTTCGACGACGCGCCTGCGCTCTGGCCCGAGGTCGGTCTCGAAGAGGTCGTGAGGAGGCAGCCCGACGTCGTGGTCGTGGCCGTCGCGGGCGTGGACGCACGCACGCTCGCCCGGTTCGAGACTGCGCCGGGGTGGAGGGATCTGCGTGCGGTGCGTGAAGGCCGCGTCGTCGCCGTGGACACCGACCACTTCAACCGCCCGGGCCCGGGCCTCGCCCGCGCCGCTGTGGAGCTCGCGGGCATCCTGCACCCCGAGCTGTACTCGCCTGAGCCGACGCCGTGA
- a CDS encoding FmdB family transcriptional regulator — MPVYEYHCTSCGHDFDRVETLRAHEEDASPRCPHCESDRVEQRPSVFFAKTARKS; from the coding sequence ATGCCCGTCTACGAGTACCACTGCACGAGCTGCGGCCACGATTTCGATCGCGTCGAGACGCTGCGCGCCCACGAGGAGGATGCGAGCCCCCGCTGCCCCCACTGCGAGAGCGACCGGGTCGAGCAGCGGCCCAGCGTGTTCTTCGCCAAGACCGCGCGGAAGAGCTGA
- a CDS encoding flavin reductase: MALDPSELRRVMGHFATGVAVVTAMDMEAGRPYGLTANAVASVSLEPPLVLACVEKGSDTHPRIRAAQGFAISVLAADQEALARRFAGGDAAEKFRGVAYRRETTGAPVLEGALAWLDCRLWAEYPGGDHTIFVGEVVAGDARAGEPLIFFRSGYGRFQP; the protein is encoded by the coding sequence ATGGCACTCGATCCGAGCGAGCTGCGCCGGGTGATGGGCCACTTCGCGACGGGCGTGGCCGTGGTGACGGCGATGGATATGGAGGCGGGCCGGCCGTACGGGTTGACGGCGAACGCGGTGGCGTCCGTCTCGTTGGAGCCGCCGCTGGTGCTGGCGTGCGTGGAGAAGGGGTCGGACACGCACCCGCGGATCCGCGCTGCGCAGGGCTTCGCCATCAGCGTCCTGGCGGCGGACCAGGAGGCGCTGGCGCGGCGGTTCGCGGGAGGGGATGCGGCGGAGAAGTTCCGGGGCGTGGCGTACCGGCGTGAGACGACCGGCGCGCCCGTGCTGGAGGGTGCGCTGGCCTGGTTGGACTGCCGGCTGTGGGCGGAGTACCCGGGCGGCGACCACACGATCTTCGTGGGCGAGGTGGTGGCGGGGGATGCGCGGGCGGGCGAGCCGCTGATCTTCTTCCGGAGCGGCTACGGCCGCTTCCAACCCTGA